One part of the Rhodococcus oxybenzonivorans genome encodes these proteins:
- a CDS encoding MFS transporter — protein MSTVSTSSAGVPHTPAPVRKGGTSVRKVAVASGIGTTIEFYDFFIYGTAAALVFPKVFFPALGSTAGTVASFATFAVAFVARPVGAMLFGHYGDRIGRKKTLVSTLILMGVSTFLIGLLPGAATIGVAAPILLVLLRFGQGFAVGGEWAGATLLTAEYAPPGKRGLYAMFPQLGPAVAFILSSATFLVTGAVFGDTNSTFLDYGWRIPFLFSAVLVGIGLYMRLAIEETPVFRAVQEADRADVAPRTLPLMDAWRYQTKEILLSAGALATLFAFFYMGTAFLTSYGTATLGFSRPFVLTVGIVSAVVFGLTIIVSALYSDRIGRRRVIMISCALAVVWALALFPLLDTGSPVAFAIGVMVTLAIFGVAYGPCGALLPEMFQTRYRYTGAGLGYNLAGVLGGAVPPLIAAPLASAYGSAAIGVMLAGLAVVSLVCTKALVETKDEAL, from the coding sequence GTGAGCACAGTCTCCACATCGAGTGCGGGAGTGCCCCACACTCCCGCGCCGGTGCGCAAGGGCGGCACCAGCGTTCGTAAGGTGGCCGTCGCCAGTGGCATCGGGACGACGATCGAGTTCTACGACTTCTTCATCTACGGAACCGCTGCGGCACTGGTTTTCCCCAAGGTGTTCTTCCCCGCCCTGGGCTCCACCGCCGGAACCGTGGCGTCGTTCGCGACGTTCGCGGTGGCCTTCGTCGCCAGACCCGTAGGAGCCATGCTCTTCGGTCACTACGGGGACAGAATCGGTCGTAAGAAGACCCTCGTTTCCACCTTGATCCTGATGGGCGTCTCCACGTTCCTGATCGGGCTGCTTCCCGGTGCCGCCACAATTGGTGTCGCGGCCCCGATTCTCCTGGTGCTCTTGCGATTCGGTCAGGGATTCGCGGTCGGCGGTGAATGGGCAGGCGCCACACTGCTCACCGCCGAGTACGCCCCACCGGGCAAACGCGGACTCTATGCGATGTTCCCCCAGCTGGGCCCTGCCGTCGCGTTCATCCTCTCGAGTGCCACCTTCCTCGTCACCGGCGCCGTCTTCGGTGACACGAACTCCACCTTCCTCGACTACGGGTGGCGGATACCGTTCCTCTTCAGCGCCGTCCTGGTCGGTATCGGTCTCTACATGCGCCTCGCGATCGAGGAGACACCGGTGTTCCGCGCCGTGCAGGAGGCCGACCGGGCCGATGTTGCACCCCGGACGCTCCCGCTCATGGATGCGTGGCGCTACCAGACCAAGGAAATCCTTCTCTCCGCCGGTGCCCTCGCCACGCTCTTCGCCTTCTTCTACATGGGCACAGCCTTTCTCACCAGCTACGGCACCGCGACGCTCGGATTCAGTCGTCCCTTCGTTCTGACCGTCGGGATCGTCTCGGCGGTGGTCTTCGGGCTCACCATCATCGTGTCCGCGCTGTACTCGGACCGGATCGGTCGCCGCCGGGTCATCATGATCTCCTGTGCGCTGGCCGTGGTGTGGGCGCTGGCACTGTTCCCGCTGCTCGACACCGGTTCACCCGTCGCCTTCGCGATCGGCGTGATGGTGACGCTCGCAATCTTCGGAGTCGCGTACGGCCCCTGCGGGGCGCTACTCCCCGAAATGTTCCAGACCCGCTACCGGTACACCGGGGCAGGCCTCGGCTACAACCTCGCGGGTGTGCTTGGCGGCGCAGTACCGCCCCTGATCGCAGCGCCGCTCGCGTCGGCATACGGAAGTGCAGCGATCGGCGTCATGCTCGCCGGGCTGGCCGTGGTGAGCCTGGTGTGCACGAAGGCGCTCGTCGAGACGAAGGACGAAGCTCTCTGA